The Agrococcus carbonis sequence CCGCGCGAGCGCGCGGGCTCGCGCCCGGCGTCGGCGCTCGGCCGCACGGCGGCCTCCACAGCGGTGAAGCCGTCGGCCCACGCGACGGCGTCGATGCCGAGCGTCTGCGCGCGGGCGCGCTCGGCCGCGTCGTCGGCGAGCGCCACGAGGCGGACGCCCCGCTCGTCGCACGCGGCCACGAGCGCACGGCTCGCATGCCGCTCGTCGGCGACCACGAGCACGAGGTCGATGCGCGGCTCGGCGTCTGCGGGCCGAGCTGCGAGCCGCTCGACGAGGTCGTCGGCGGTGGCGGCGCGGATCGCCACGCGGTGGCCGTGCCTGGCCGCCTCGCGGACGATCGCATCCTCGCGCTCGAGCGGCGCCGAGACCGCGATGCCGATCACGGCGCGGCCTCGACGGGCTGCGCGAGCGGCACGACGCTGAGCGCGTGCTCGTTCGAGACGGCCTCGAGCAGCACCGAGGTCTCGTCGTCGGCGACGAGCAGCTCGAGCTGCTGCGCGCTGCTGGCCAGGATGCCGTCGTCCTCGACGACGCCTACGACGATCGCGTCGTCGACGAGCACCGCCGGAGCGTCGTAGCCCTCATCGCTCGGCGCCGCGGTCCAGACGTCGACGAGCGATCCCGGCTGCACCGCCCGCGGCAGCGCTCCCTCGACGTCGATCACGACCGCGGCGCGGCCCGTGCCCGCGGCATCCCCGAGCGCGCGCACGGGCAGCACCTCGCCGGCGCCGATCGGGGACGCCACCA is a genomic window containing:
- a CDS encoding SAF domain-containing protein encodes the protein MVARRTWMDPRLVIGVLLVAASLVGVWFVVQQSSRTETAWAATRTLLPGEAVAAGDVEQVEVRLPQSHQHYLAAATDPVGMVVASPIGAGEVLPVRALGDAAGTGRAAVVIDVEGALPRAVQPGSLVDVWTAAPSDEGYDAPAVLVDDAIVVGVVEDDGILASSAQQLELLVADDETSVLLEAVSNEHALSVVPLAQPVEAAP